In Serratia marcescens subsp. marcescens ATCC 13880, a single genomic region encodes these proteins:
- a CDS encoding cation:proton antiporter, with amino-acid sequence MELSAPLMLVLIGLASLLAQWLAWLLRLPAILPLLLFGIVLGPTVHLVQPDLLFGDLLFPLVSLSVAIILFEGALTLRFEEIRGLGGVVRNLVTVGMLVTFLVISLASWWLLDFPPELAALIGAVTVVTGPTVIAPLMRVVRPNANINQVLRWEGIVIDPVGAIFTLLVFEFIVLKQNAESYTHLFWTLGVTAAVGLIAGALFGYLLGLALRRVWLPRYLQNLAVLAIMLTAFGVSNAIADESGLLTVTVMGIWLANMRDVDTSDILAFKEELSAILISALFIILAARLDIQALWHMGWPLLLLLLAVQFIARPLCIAVSTWRSSLHWRDRLLLCWIAPRGIVAAAVSSLFALTLQRSGYQGADRLVTVVFAIIIGTVVLQSLTSGMMARWLRVQQQKPRGVLIVGANSVARMLAQALIKLNVPVIVTDSSWEYYRQARMDGIPAYYGHAYSEHAENYLDLSNIAQVLALSPNRHQNALAVYHFGHLFGEDHVFAIRSGAPLKGRGASAESSRFRRHEILFNQEATYGRLSSLLARGATIKATKLNENFGWLEYLEKHQGVIPLFSQKEDGSLQPIGAGSTPAMPCTLIALVQDENPSPSVR; translated from the coding sequence ATGGAATTATCCGCCCCGCTCATGTTGGTGCTTATCGGTCTGGCGTCGCTGCTGGCGCAGTGGCTGGCCTGGTTGCTGCGCCTGCCGGCCATTTTGCCGCTGCTGCTGTTCGGCATCGTGCTCGGCCCGACGGTGCATCTGGTGCAGCCGGATCTGCTGTTCGGCGATCTGCTGTTTCCGCTGGTGTCGCTGTCGGTGGCGATCATCCTGTTCGAGGGGGCGCTGACGCTGCGCTTCGAGGAGATACGCGGCCTCGGCGGCGTGGTGCGCAACCTGGTCACCGTCGGCATGCTGGTCACCTTTCTGGTCATCAGCCTCGCCAGCTGGTGGCTGCTGGATTTCCCGCCGGAGCTGGCGGCGCTGATCGGCGCGGTGACGGTAGTGACCGGGCCGACGGTGATCGCCCCGCTGATGCGCGTGGTGCGGCCGAACGCCAACATTAACCAGGTGTTGCGTTGGGAAGGGATCGTCATCGATCCGGTCGGCGCCATCTTCACCCTGCTGGTGTTCGAGTTTATCGTGCTGAAGCAGAATGCGGAGTCCTATACCCACCTGTTTTGGACGCTGGGCGTGACCGCCGCCGTCGGCCTGATCGCCGGCGCGCTGTTCGGCTACCTGCTCGGCCTGGCGCTGCGCCGCGTCTGGCTGCCGCGCTATCTGCAGAACCTGGCGGTGCTGGCGATCATGCTGACCGCCTTCGGCGTTTCCAACGCCATCGCCGACGAATCCGGCCTGCTGACCGTCACGGTGATGGGCATCTGGCTGGCCAACATGCGCGACGTGGACACCAGCGATATTCTGGCGTTCAAAGAGGAGCTGTCGGCGATCCTGATCTCGGCGCTGTTCATCATTCTGGCGGCGCGGCTCGACATCCAGGCGCTGTGGCACATGGGCTGGCCGCTGCTCCTGCTGCTGCTGGCGGTGCAGTTCATCGCCCGGCCGCTGTGCATCGCGGTGTCGACCTGGCGCTCTTCCCTGCACTGGCGCGATCGGCTGCTGCTGTGCTGGATCGCCCCGCGCGGCATCGTCGCCGCGGCGGTCAGCTCGCTGTTCGCGCTGACGCTGCAGCGCAGCGGCTATCAGGGCGCCGACCGGCTGGTGACCGTGGTGTTCGCCATCATCATCGGCACCGTGGTGTTGCAAAGCCTGACCAGCGGCATGATGGCGCGCTGGCTGCGGGTGCAGCAGCAGAAACCGCGCGGCGTGCTGATCGTCGGCGCCAACAGCGTGGCGCGCATGCTGGCGCAGGCGCTGATCAAGCTGAACGTGCCGGTGATCGTCACCGACAGCAGTTGGGAATACTACCGTCAGGCGCGCATGGACGGCATTCCGGCCTACTATGGCCACGCCTACTCCGAACACGCCGAGAACTACCTCGATCTGAGCAATATCGCCCAGGTACTGGCGCTGTCGCCCAATCGCCACCAAAACGCGCTGGCGGTCTACCACTTCGGCCATCTCTTCGGCGAAGATCACGTGTTCGCCATCCGTTCGGGGGCGCCGCTGAAAGGGCGCGGCGCCAGCGCGGAAAGTTCGCGTTTCCGCCGGCATGAAATTTTATTTAATCAGGAAGCCACCTACGGCCGCCTGAGCAGCCTGCTCGCCAGAGGGGCCACCATCAAAGCGACCAAATTGAACGAAAATTTCGGTTGGCTGGAGTATTTGGAGAAACATCAGGGCGTTATTCCGCTATTCAGCCAAAAGGAAGACGGTTCTCTGCAACCGATTGGCGCCGGTTCCACGCCCGCGATGCCCTGTACGCTTATCGCGCTGGTGCAAGATGAAAATCCCTCACCGTCTGTACGTTGA
- the lysC gene encoding lysine-sensitive aspartokinase 3 produces MNQAAPQNSTVVAKFGGTSVADFEAMNRSADVVLANPQVRLVVLSASAGVTNLLVALAEGCEADKRNYQLDEIRRIQYAILDRLAAPAVIRDEIDRLLENIAMLSEAASLATSTALTDELVSHGELMSTLLFVEILRARNVQAEWFDVRKVMRTDDHFGRAVPDSAALSELARSQLQPRLQEALVVTQGFIGSEPKGRTTTLGRGGSDYTAALLGEALGVGRVDIWTDVPGIYTTDPRVVPAAKRIDKIGFEEAAEMATFGAKVLHPATLLPAVRSDIPVFVGSSKDPAAGGTLVCNTTENPPLFRALALRRKQTLLTLHSLNMLHARGFLAEVFNILARHNVSVDLITTSEVSIALTMDTTGATSVGGSLLTTSLLTELSSLCRVEVEENLALVAIIGNQLSRACGVGKEVFGVLDPFNIRLICYGASSYNLCFLVPGEEAEQVVRTLHHNLFE; encoded by the coding sequence ATGAACCAAGCAGCACCCCAGAATTCCACCGTGGTAGCCAAGTTCGGCGGCACCAGCGTCGCCGACTTTGAAGCCATGAACCGCAGCGCCGACGTCGTGCTGGCCAATCCGCAGGTCCGCCTGGTGGTGTTGTCCGCCTCGGCGGGCGTCACCAACCTGTTGGTCGCCCTGGCCGAAGGTTGCGAGGCCGACAAACGCAACTACCAGCTTGATGAAATTCGTCGCATCCAGTACGCCATCCTCGATCGCCTCGCGGCGCCTGCGGTGATCCGCGACGAGATAGACCGCCTGCTGGAAAACATTGCCATGCTGTCAGAGGCCGCGTCGCTGGCCACCTCGACGGCGTTGACCGACGAACTGGTCAGCCATGGGGAGCTGATGTCCACCCTGCTGTTCGTTGAAATCCTGCGCGCCCGCAACGTGCAGGCCGAATGGTTCGACGTGCGCAAAGTGATGCGCACCGACGATCACTTCGGCCGCGCCGTACCGGACAGCGCCGCGCTCAGCGAACTGGCCCGGTCGCAGTTGCAGCCGCGCCTGCAGGAAGCGCTGGTAGTCACCCAGGGCTTTATCGGCAGCGAGCCGAAAGGCCGCACTACCACGCTCGGCCGCGGCGGCAGCGACTATACCGCCGCGCTGCTCGGCGAGGCGCTCGGCGTCGGCCGGGTGGATATCTGGACCGACGTGCCGGGCATCTACACCACCGATCCGCGCGTGGTGCCGGCGGCCAAGCGCATCGACAAAATCGGTTTCGAAGAGGCGGCGGAAATGGCCACCTTCGGCGCTAAAGTGCTGCATCCGGCCACCCTGTTGCCGGCGGTGCGCAGCGATATTCCGGTGTTCGTCGGCTCCAGCAAGGATCCGGCGGCCGGCGGCACGCTGGTGTGCAACACCACCGAGAACCCGCCGCTGTTCCGCGCGCTGGCGCTGCGCCGCAAGCAAACGCTGCTGACGCTGCACAGCCTGAACATGCTGCACGCGCGCGGTTTCCTGGCCGAGGTGTTCAACATCCTGGCGCGCCATAATGTCTCCGTCGATCTGATCACCACTTCGGAAGTCAGCATCGCGCTGACCATGGACACCACCGGCGCCACCTCCGTCGGCGGCAGCCTGCTGACCACCTCACTGCTGACCGAACTGTCGTCGCTGTGCCGGGTGGAAGTGGAAGAAAACCTGGCGCTGGTGGCGATCATCGGCAACCAGCTGTCGCGCGCCTGCGGCGTGGGCAAAGAGGTGTTCGGCGTGCTCGATCCGTTCAATATCCGCCTGATCTGCTACGGCGCCAGCAGCTATAACCTGTGCTTCCTGGTGCCGGGCGAAGAAGCCGAGCAGGTGGTGCGAACCCTGCATCACAACCTGTTCGAATAA
- the panS gene encoding ketopantoate/pantoate/pantothenate transporter PanS, protein MLALLTRLFPLWAILLSVAAYYTPTTFTGIGPYVSPLLMLIMFAMGVTLRLDDFKRVLARPGPVAAGIFLHYLIMPLAAWLLAMLFRMPPDLSAGMVLVGSVASGTASNVMIYLAKGDVALSVTISAVSTLVGVFATPLLTRLYVDAKISVDIMGMLLSILQIVVIPIGLGLIVHHTLTKAVKRIEPLLPALSMACILAIISAVVAGSQSHIASVGLVVIVAVILHNGIGLLSGYWGGKLFGFDESTCRTLAIEVGMQNSGLAATLGKIYFSPLAALPGALFSVWHNLSGSLLAGYWSGRPIKKK, encoded by the coding sequence ATGCTGGCACTGCTCACGCGCTTATTCCCCCTCTGGGCGATACTGCTGTCCGTCGCCGCTTATTACACGCCGACCACCTTTACCGGTATCGGCCCCTACGTCAGCCCGCTGCTGATGCTGATCATGTTCGCCATGGGCGTCACGCTGCGGCTCGACGACTTCAAACGCGTGCTGGCGCGCCCCGGCCCGGTGGCGGCAGGCATCTTCCTGCATTATCTGATCATGCCGCTGGCGGCCTGGCTCCTGGCGATGCTGTTCCGCATGCCGCCGGATCTGTCCGCCGGCATGGTGCTGGTGGGCAGCGTGGCCAGCGGCACCGCGTCCAACGTGATGATCTATCTGGCCAAGGGTGACGTGGCGCTGTCGGTGACCATCTCGGCGGTCTCAACGCTGGTGGGGGTGTTCGCCACGCCGCTGCTGACCCGTCTGTACGTCGACGCCAAGATCAGCGTCGATATCATGGGCATGTTGTTGAGCATTCTGCAGATCGTGGTGATCCCGATCGGGTTGGGCCTGATCGTCCACCATACCCTGACCAAGGCAGTGAAACGCATCGAGCCACTGCTGCCGGCGCTGTCGATGGCGTGCATTCTGGCGATCATCAGCGCGGTGGTGGCGGGCAGCCAAAGCCATATCGCCTCGGTCGGTCTGGTGGTGATCGTCGCGGTGATCCTGCACAACGGCATCGGTCTGCTGAGCGGCTATTGGGGCGGCAAGTTGTTCGGCTTCGACGAGTCCACCTGCCGCACGCTGGCGATCGAAGTCGGCATGCAGAACTCCGGGTTGGCGGCCACGCTGGGCAAAATCTACTTCTCGCCGCTGGCCGCGCTGCCGGGCGCGCTGTTCTCGGTCTGGCACAACCTCTCCGGTTCGCTGCTGGCGGGTTATTGGTCCGGCCGCCCTATCAAGAAAAAATAA
- a CDS encoding ShlB/FhaC/HecB family hemolysin secretion/activation protein codes for MIKKITALTLLVSTALSAETLPDSHMMQDMSMGESRRALQDSTREVNQLIEQRRYQQLKQQRLLAEPEPAAPALPQSAQCLPIAGVYLQGVTLLSPADLSALSALPEQCISSNDINRLTRELTRLYVQKGYITARVQIVRPNSQGELGLSVTEGFIEKIEGGDRWVNSRLLFPGLEGKPLKLTELDQGLDQANRLQSNTTKLDILPGRQVGGSVIRLRNQHAKPWLITAGTDNYGQKSTGRWLARATATLDSPFGLSDFVSLNANSTLENPAHRYNRAYTLLYSLPYGAFTFSGFASFSSYENHQQLPHNVVKLHGQTQQYGLRSDYVFYRDHDQIDSLSGQLTYKRIDNYFESVRLEVSSPTLTLAELSASHLQILPNGVFSANLSVEQGMPWLGAGRHPSSVHLDSQFTKGKLFANLSQRLRLGDATYQLNNLFYGQYSRDPLPGVEWLSLTDRSAVRGFSRSTQSGDNGWYLQNTLSRSFNLGATTLTPRLGADVGRILPRQDNSGWRSSAGISTGATLRYQRALVDLEVSRGWILSNHATPEDPVQVLARFSYTF; via the coding sequence ATGATAAAAAAAATCACCGCCTTGACGCTGTTGGTCAGCACGGCCCTTTCCGCTGAAACCCTGCCGGACTCCCACATGATGCAGGATATGTCGATGGGGGAGTCGCGCCGCGCGCTGCAAGACAGCACGCGTGAAGTCAACCAGTTGATTGAGCAACGCCGCTACCAGCAGCTGAAACAACAGCGCCTGCTGGCGGAACCGGAACCGGCCGCGCCCGCCCTGCCGCAGTCCGCGCAGTGCCTGCCGATCGCCGGCGTTTATCTGCAGGGTGTCACCCTGCTCTCGCCGGCCGATTTATCGGCCCTGAGCGCGCTGCCGGAACAGTGCATCAGCAGCAACGATATCAATCGCCTGACCCGTGAATTAACGCGCCTTTATGTGCAAAAAGGCTATATCACCGCGCGCGTGCAAATTGTTCGCCCTAATTCACAAGGAGAATTGGGGTTAAGCGTGACCGAAGGATTTATCGAGAAAATAGAAGGCGGCGATCGCTGGGTCAACAGCCGTTTATTATTTCCGGGGCTGGAAGGCAAGCCGTTGAAATTAACCGAGCTTGATCAGGGATTGGATCAGGCCAACCGTTTGCAATCGAATACCACCAAGCTGGATATATTGCCCGGCCGCCAGGTTGGCGGTTCGGTTATTCGTTTGCGCAATCAGCATGCCAAGCCCTGGCTGATTACCGCCGGCACGGATAATTACGGCCAAAAAAGCACCGGCCGGTGGCTGGCGCGCGCCACCGCCACGTTGGACAGCCCGTTCGGCCTGTCGGACTTTGTCAGCCTGAACGCCAATAGCACACTGGAAAATCCGGCTCACCGCTATAATCGCGCCTATACCCTGCTCTATTCGCTGCCGTACGGCGCGTTCACCTTCAGCGGGTTCGCCAGCTTCTCGTCCTATGAAAACCACCAGCAGTTGCCGCACAACGTGGTCAAACTGCACGGCCAGACCCAACAGTACGGGCTGCGCAGCGACTACGTGTTTTATCGCGATCACGATCAGATAGACAGCCTGAGCGGCCAGCTGACCTACAAGCGCATCGATAACTACTTCGAAAGCGTGCGCCTTGAGGTCAGCAGCCCAACGCTGACCCTGGCCGAACTGAGCGCCAGCCACCTGCAAATTCTGCCCAATGGCGTGTTCAGCGCCAACCTCAGCGTCGAGCAGGGGATGCCGTGGCTGGGGGCCGGCCGCCACCCGAGTTCGGTGCACCTCGACAGCCAGTTCACCAAGGGCAAGCTGTTCGCCAACCTCAGCCAGCGCCTCAGGCTGGGCGACGCCACCTATCAGCTCAACAACCTGTTCTACGGCCAGTACAGCCGCGATCCGCTGCCCGGCGTGGAGTGGCTGAGCCTCACCGATCGCAGCGCCGTACGCGGCTTCAGCCGCAGCACCCAGTCCGGGGACAACGGCTGGTATCTGCAGAATACGCTGTCGCGCAGTTTCAATCTGGGCGCCACCACGCTGACGCCGCGCCTCGGCGCCGACGTCGGCCGCATTCTGCCGCGTCAGGACAACTCTGGCTGGCGCAGCAGCGCCGGTATAAGCACCGGCGCCACATTGCGTTATCAGCGAGCGCTGGTCGATCTGGAGGTCAGCCGCGGCTGGATTTTGTCCAACCACGCTACGCCGGAAGATCCCGTTCAGGTGTTGGCCCGCTTTTCTTACACCTTTTAA
- a CDS encoding hemagglutinin repeat-containing protein produces the protein MKNNNFRLSAAGKLAAALAIILAASAGAYAAEIVAANGANGPGVSTAATGAQVVDIVAPNGNGLSHNQYQDFNVNQPGAVLNNSREAGLSQLAGQLGANPNLGGREASVILNEVIGRNPSLLHGQQEIFGMAADYVLANPNGISCQSCGFINTSHSSLVVGNPLVENGVLQGYSTFGNRNTLSLNGTLNAGGVLDLIAPKIDSRGEVIVQDFKQSNGKVTSAAINAISGLNRVARDGTVQASQQMPTALDSYYLGSMQAGRINIINTAQGSGVKLAGSLNAGDELKVKAYDIRSESRVDDASSNKNGGDNYQNYRGGIYVNDRSSSQTLTRTELKGKNISLVADNHAHLTATDIRGEDITLQGGKLTLDGQQLKQTQGHTDDRWFYSWQYDVTREREQLQQAGSTVAASGSAKLISTQEDVKLLGANVSADRALSVKAARDVHLAGLVEKDKSSERGYQRNHTSSLRTGRWSNSDESESLKASELRSEGELTLKAGRNVSTQGAKVHAQRDLTIDADNQIQVGVQKTANAKAVRDDKTSWGGIGGGDNKNNSNRREISHASELTSGGTLRLNGQQGVTITGSKARGQKGGEVTATHGGLRIDNALSTTVDKIDARTGTAFNITSSSHKADNSYQSSTASELKSDTNLTLVSHKDADVIGSQVASGGELSVESKTGNINVKAAERQQNIDEQKTALTVNGYAKEAGDKQYRAGLRIEHTRDSEKTTRTENSASSLSGGSVKLKAEKDVTFSGSKLVADKGDASVSGNKVSFLAADDKTASNTEQTKIGGGFYYTGGIDKLGSGVEAGYENSKTQAQSSKAITSGSDVKGNLTINARDKLTQQGAQHSVGGAYQENAAGVDHLAAADTANTTTTKTDVGVNIGANVDYSAVTRPVERAVGKAAKLDATGVINDIGGIGAPNVGLDIGAQGGSSEKRSSSSQAVVSSVQAGSIDINAKGEVRDQGTQYQASKGAVNLTADSHRSEAAANRQDEQSRDTRGSAGVRVYTTTGSDLTVDAKGEGGTQRSNSSASQAVTGSIDAANGINVNVKKDAIYQGTALNGGRGKTAVNAGGDIRLDQASDKQSESRSGFNVKASAKGGFTADSKNFGAGFGGGTHNGESSSSTAQVGNISGQQGVELKAGRDLTLQGTDVKSQGDVSLSAGNKVALQAAESTQTRKESKLSGNIDLGAGSSDSKEKTGGNLSAGGAFDIAKVNESATERQGATIASDGKVTLSANGKGDDALHLQGAKVSGGSAALEAKNGGILLESAKNEQHKDNWSLGIKANAKGGQTFNKDAGGKVDPNTGKDTHTLGAGLKVGVEQQDKTTHANTGIIAGDVALNSGKDTRLAGARVDADSVQGKVGGDLRVESRKDVETGVKVDVDAGLSHSNDPGSSITSKLSKVGTPRYAGKVKEKLEAGVNKVADATTDKYNSVARRLDPQQDTTGAVSFSKAEGKVTLPATPAGEKPQGPLWDRGARTVGGAVKDSITGPAGRQGHLKVNADVVNNNAVGEQSAITGKNGVALQVGGQTQLTGGEIRSQQGKVELGGSQVSQQDVNGQRYQGGGRVDAAATVGGLLGGAAKQSVAGNVPFASGHASTQQADAKAGVFSGK, from the coding sequence ATGAAAAATAATAACTTCAGACTTTCGGCGGCAGGCAAACTGGCCGCTGCGCTGGCGATTATTCTCGCCGCTTCCGCCGGCGCCTACGCCGCAGAGATCGTTGCGGCCAACGGCGCCAACGGCCCCGGCGTCTCCACCGCCGCCACCGGCGCGCAGGTGGTCGATATCGTCGCGCCGAACGGCAACGGGCTGTCGCACAACCAATATCAGGACTTCAACGTCAACCAGCCCGGCGCGGTGCTGAACAACTCCCGCGAGGCGGGACTGTCGCAGCTGGCCGGCCAACTGGGCGCCAACCCCAATCTGGGCGGACGCGAAGCCAGCGTGATCCTCAACGAAGTGATCGGCCGCAATCCGTCTCTGCTGCATGGCCAGCAAGAGATCTTCGGCATGGCGGCCGACTACGTGCTGGCCAACCCGAACGGCATCAGCTGTCAGAGCTGCGGGTTCATCAATACCAGCCATTCCTCACTGGTGGTCGGCAACCCGCTGGTGGAAAACGGCGTGCTGCAGGGTTACAGCACCTTCGGCAACCGCAACACTCTGAGCCTCAATGGCACCCTGAACGCCGGCGGCGTACTGGACCTGATCGCGCCGAAGATCGACAGCCGCGGCGAAGTGATCGTGCAAGATTTCAAACAGTCGAATGGTAAAGTGACCTCGGCGGCGATCAACGCCATCAGCGGCCTTAACCGTGTGGCGCGCGACGGCACGGTGCAGGCTAGCCAACAGATGCCGACCGCGCTGGACAGCTACTACCTCGGCAGCATGCAGGCCGGGCGCATCAACATCATCAACACCGCGCAGGGCAGCGGCGTGAAACTGGCCGGCTCGTTGAACGCCGGCGATGAGCTCAAGGTGAAAGCCTATGATATCCGCAGCGAAAGCCGCGTCGACGACGCCAGCAGCAACAAAAACGGCGGCGATAACTATCAAAATTACCGTGGCGGCATCTACGTCAACGATCGCAGCAGCAGCCAGACGCTGACCCGCACCGAACTGAAAGGCAAGAACATCAGCCTGGTGGCGGATAATCACGCGCACCTCACCGCCACCGATATCCGCGGCGAAGACATTACGCTGCAGGGCGGCAAGCTGACACTCGACGGCCAGCAGTTGAAGCAGACGCAAGGCCATACCGACGATCGCTGGTTCTACTCCTGGCAATACGACGTTACCCGCGAACGCGAGCAACTGCAGCAGGCGGGCAGCACCGTCGCCGCCAGCGGCAGCGCCAAACTCATCAGCACCCAGGAAGACGTGAAGCTGCTGGGCGCCAACGTCAGCGCCGACCGCGCGCTGAGCGTCAAAGCGGCGCGCGACGTACACCTTGCCGGGCTGGTGGAGAAGGACAAATCCAGCGAGCGCGGCTACCAACGCAACCACACCTCCAGCCTGCGCACCGGCAGATGGAGCAACAGCGACGAAAGCGAAAGCCTGAAGGCCAGCGAACTGCGCAGCGAGGGCGAACTGACGTTGAAAGCCGGTCGCAATGTCTCGACTCAGGGCGCCAAGGTTCACGCCCAGCGCGATCTGACGATCGATGCAGACAACCAGATCCAGGTCGGGGTGCAGAAAACCGCCAACGCCAAAGCGGTGCGCGATGACAAAACCTCCTGGGGCGGCATCGGCGGCGGCGACAACAAGAACAACAGCAATCGCCGCGAGATCAGCCACGCTTCCGAATTGACCAGCGGCGGCACCCTGCGCCTGAACGGTCAGCAAGGCGTCACCATTACCGGCAGCAAGGCGCGCGGTCAGAAAGGCGGCGAAGTCACCGCCACCCACGGCGGCCTGCGCATCGACAACGCGCTGAGCACCACCGTGGACAAAATCGACGCGCGCACCGGCACCGCCTTCAACATCACCAGCAGTTCGCACAAGGCCGACAACAGCTACCAGAGCAGCACCGCCAGCGAGCTGAAGTCCGACACCAACCTGACGCTGGTCAGCCACAAGGATGCCGACGTGATCGGCAGCCAGGTCGCCAGCGGCGGTGAGCTGAGCGTCGAGTCAAAGACCGGCAACATCAACGTCAAGGCCGCCGAGCGGCAGCAGAACATCGACGAGCAGAAGACCGCGCTCACCGTTAACGGCTACGCCAAAGAAGCCGGTGACAAGCAGTACCGCGCCGGTTTGCGCATCGAGCACACCCGCGACAGCGAGAAAACCACCCGCACCGAGAATAGCGCCTCAAGCCTCAGCGGCGGCAGCGTGAAGCTCAAGGCGGAGAAGGACGTGACCTTCAGCGGCTCCAAATTGGTCGCCGACAAAGGCGACGCCAGCGTCAGCGGCAATAAGGTTTCGTTCCTGGCGGCCGACGACAAAACGGCCTCAAACACCGAACAAACCAAGATCGGCGGCGGTTTCTATTACACCGGCGGCATCGACAAACTCGGCAGCGGCGTGGAAGCCGGCTACGAGAACAGCAAAACTCAGGCGCAAAGCAGCAAGGCGATCACGTCCGGCAGCGACGTCAAAGGCAATCTGACGATCAACGCCCGCGACAAGCTGACCCAGCAAGGCGCGCAGCACAGCGTCGGCGGCGCCTATCAAGAAAACGCCGCCGGCGTCGATCACCTTGCCGCCGCCGACACCGCCAACACCACCACCACCAAAACCGACGTCGGCGTGAACATCGGCGCCAACGTCGATTACAGCGCCGTGACCCGTCCGGTCGAGCGCGCGGTCGGCAAGGCGGCCAAGCTGGACGCCACCGGCGTCATCAACGACATCGGCGGCATCGGCGCGCCTAACGTCGGCCTGGATATCGGCGCACAGGGCGGCAGCAGCGAAAAACGCAGCAGCAGCTCGCAGGCGGTGGTCAGTTCGGTGCAAGCCGGCAGCATCGACATCAACGCCAAAGGCGAAGTGCGCGATCAGGGCACGCAGTACCAGGCGAGCAAAGGCGCGGTCAACCTGACGGCGGACAGCCACCGCAGCGAAGCCGCGGCAAACCGTCAGGACGAGCAGAGCCGCGACACCCGCGGCAGCGCCGGCGTGCGCGTCTACACCACCACCGGCAGCGATCTGACCGTGGACGCCAAGGGCGAAGGCGGCACCCAGCGCAGCAACAGCAGCGCCAGCCAGGCGGTGACCGGCTCGATCGACGCGGCCAACGGCATCAACGTTAACGTGAAAAAAGACGCGATCTATCAGGGCACCGCGCTGAACGGCGGCCGCGGAAAAACCGCCGTCAACGCCGGCGGCGATATCCGCCTTGATCAGGCCAGCGACAAACAGAGCGAAAGCCGCAGCGGCTTTAACGTCAAAGCCTCCGCCAAGGGCGGTTTCACCGCCGACAGCAAAAACTTCGGCGCCGGGTTCGGCGGCGGCACCCACAACGGCGAAAGCAGCAGCAGCACCGCGCAGGTCGGCAACATCAGCGGCCAACAGGGCGTTGAGCTGAAGGCGGGCCGCGATCTGACGCTGCAGGGCACCGACGTCAAGAGCCAGGGCGACGTCAGCCTGAGCGCCGGCAACAAGGTCGCACTGCAGGCGGCGGAATCGACCCAAACGCGTAAGGAAAGCAAGCTGTCCGGCAATATCGATCTGGGCGCCGGCAGCAGCGACAGCAAGGAAAAAACCGGCGGCAACCTCTCCGCCGGCGGCGCCTTCGACATCGCCAAAGTCAATGAGTCCGCGACCGAGCGCCAGGGCGCCACTATCGCCTCAGACGGCAAGGTCACCCTGTCCGCCAACGGCAAAGGCGATGACGCGCTGCATCTGCAGGGCGCCAAAGTCAGCGGCGGCAGCGCCGCGCTCGAAGCGAAAAACGGCGGCATCCTGCTGGAGTCCGCCAAAAACGAGCAGCATAAGGACAACTGGAGCCTGGGCATCAAAGCCAACGCCAAAGGCGGCCAAACCTTCAACAAGGACGCCGGCGGCAAGGTCGATCCGAACACCGGCAAAGATACCCACACGCTGGGCGCCGGTCTGAAAGTCGGCGTGGAACAGCAGGATAAAACCACCCACGCCAACACCGGCATCATCGCGGGCGACGTGGCGCTCAACAGCGGCAAGGATACCCGTCTCGCCGGCGCGCGCGTCGACGCCGACAGCGTCCAGGGCAAGGTGGGCGGCGATCTGCGCGTTGAAAGCCGCAAAGACGTCGAGACAGGCGTGAAGGTGGATGTGGATGCCGGTCTGAGCCACAGCAACGATCCGGGCAGCAGCATCACCTCCAAGCTGTCGAAGGTCGGCACACCGCGTTACGCCGGTAAGGTGAAAGAGAAACTGGAGGCCGGAGTGAACAAAGTGGCCGACGCCACCACCGACAAGTACAACAGCGTGGCGCGTCGCCTCGATCCGCAGCAGGACACCACCGGCGCGGTCAGCTTCAGCAAGGCCGAAGGCAAAGTCACGCTGCCGGCAACGCCGGCCGGCGAAAAACCGCAAGGCCCGCTGTGGGATCGCGGCGCACGCACCGTCGGCGGCGCGGTGAAAGACAGCATTACCGGTCCGGCCGGTCGCCAGGGGCACCTCAAGGTCAATGCCGACGTGGTGAACAACAACGCGGTCGGCGAGCAATCGGCGATCACCGGTAAGAACGGTGTGGCGCTGCAGGTCGGCGGCCAAACCCAACTGACCGGCGGCGAGATCCGCAGCCAGCAAGGCAAGGTGGAACTGGGCGGCAGCCAGGTCAGCCAGCAGGACGTCAACGGCCAACGCTATCAGGGCGGCGGCCGCGTCGATGCGGCGGCCACGGTCGGCGGGCTGTTAGGCGGCGCGGCGAAGCAAAGCGTCGCTGGCAACGTGCCGTTCGCCAGCGGCCATGCTTCAACTCAGCAGGCGGACGCCAAAGCCGGCGTGTTCAGCGGCAAATAA